From the Syngnathus typhle isolate RoL2023-S1 ecotype Sweden linkage group LG22, RoL_Styp_1.0, whole genome shotgun sequence genome, the window TCTAAAATACATTGATCAAGATAGATATTTAACACACGGCTGTATAAGAAGAAAACACGCCGTTTCCCCTATGTTATTTTAACCGTTATTGGTCCAGCCACCCCCAAGTGGAAAGAAAATGATCTGTACCAGGACTGTTCCAATCCAATGGACCAATGCAAGGTGTTTAAAGTGTACATTTCAGTCATATGTTGTCATCATACTGCTTTAGGAGTGTAAATGGGTATTtgcgtgtttttatttgttgattATAGGAGGGAAATGgaacattttgaaccaaaacagTGAACCACTGCCCCCCTCTTGTTTCGTGAATAGCCTCTGCCATCTAATCTGAAGAAACCAGCTGCATCTCCGATCCAGTTAGCTACATCTGTTTAGCGGAAGTGAACGCTGCGCGGCTTTAGCATTTTAATCTCGTCAATCAAAAAACACTCAGGAAAAGAAAGTTGTTAAAAAGACAATTTAATGTTACTCTCGCTCAGAGTAGAATTATTCTACACTCGCAGAATGTACACTTTGGCAGTTTGAAAAGTTTACGACTGACGTGGGGGaagtttttctcttcttttcttttttcttttttttttttctcgtgacGAAGCTAGCTGGTGCGGAGGTGGATGCTAACTCTCCTCCGCCTCAGCCCGACACGGCGCCACTGGACCGAGCTGAACCCGTGTGTATGCCTCCATCACCCCTAAAGTCACCAGCGACTCTCACTACAGTGGAATTGTCTGTTTAATTGGATTCAAATTGTGGCGACTTGAGCATCGCTAGCCGAGGTGGCGTTCAGGTACCGCTGGCTGGGAACTAAACATGCATTTTTCCATCCCCGAAACGGAGGTCCGTTCGGGAGAAAATGGATCTACCTATGTGGTGAGCACTGTATTATTAGTTCTTTAACTGTATTAACTCGATGATAATGCAAATTGGAAGCGTTGCCTAATCAATATGCCTGATCAAATGGGAAATAGGTTGTGACACGTTCTAGGGGAAAATCTAGAAGATATATTTCATCTTTTAGCATTTGCTTGTTGTATTATCTCTTCATTAGTTATGAAAAAGACTGCATGGTTGCAGACTTGAGCTTTACAGATGCCCTGTGCTGTGGTATGTATTGATCTCTCTGAGATTTGGGCCCTGCAAGTGTTATTTGTATTCCATAAACGGATCTGTGGATGTTTATAGCCCTCAGCTGGAATTGATCAGCGTTCGTATTGGTCCCGTAGAGGGGCAAGAGTCGTCGTCTGTTGCACAACACGGACGGAGCGTGCGTTTGGCCGGAACATGTGCGTCAGGCTCCATTTCCCGTCTTTACCGATCTAATTTTGTGGTTCCGCTTCATTCAAACGGGATGGTATCAGAGGTCAAGAGTTCCTCGTGTTGTCAAATGACAAAGGTAATGATGTGTTGTGCATTGTCTTAACGTCTTGGCTCACTTCTGCAGGCTTACAACATCCACGTCAACGGCGTTCTGCACTGCCGGGTGCGCTACAGTCAGCTCCTCAGCCTCCACGAGCAGGTAAGGCACCACCGGCTTGACCTCATTTTCTCTCACACCGCTCACGACCACTTTGGTGAATTGTCATTGTGGTTTATATCCTCAAATGAATTTGatgattgatgaatgattgagaGAGAGCTTTTTGCGCCCACAGTTGAAGAAGGAGTATGGCAGCAATGTGGTGCCTTCCTTCCCTCCAAAGAAGATCTTCACGCTGACCCTCGCTGAAGTGGAGCAGAGGCGGGAGCAGCTGGAAAAGTACATGCAGGCAGGTGAGGCCTACAAAGAAACTTCAAAAGCGAGCGTGCGTAGGCCTGAAAGAGTCTTAGAAAAAGCCAGTTCTGAAAGGACAGATAGGCTACTATCTGACCTCACCACAGGAAATCCTCTGCAGGTCATTTGGGTAGATTGCAGCAGCTCTCGGAGATTTCCACTGGCACCATATTCACTTCGAGACAGATGAACGACATacattgcaaaagaaaaaaaaaaggggggggggggggggtgttcctcTGCTTACATGTGCTTTCAGCTTTAATTCCATTTGGGTCTCAAGTAAACACACCTTGTCCGTAGTCCACGTCACGCTCCGGCTCCCAAAGGTGGACTTTCATCTGCGCGTTTTAAGCACATTACCCCTAAGCTGAACTTTGTGCGTGCACAAACAAGTTTGCAGAGCGGGCCACCACGCCAAAGCGCGTCTGTCTTAATCCTCTCAGCGCTGGCCGCCAGTGCGGAACAAGGAGGCGTTGTTGCAGCCCCCCTTGCCCCTATTTGCTCGTAGGCTGCCTCGGTCGGTTACGTCATGGTTCGCAGGTAGATTTGTGAAAGCAGCGCCCAAGCTTGCCATAGtttgaatgatttaaaaaaaaaaaaaagaaaccctcACTCGGTCTTCTCGTGGGAGTcgctcatcatttttagttCACCAAAAACACAGCTCACTTGTGCTCCGCTTCTTTCGGACTGATTTGGGGCATTTCCTCTTTCCGCCAGTACGCCAGGACCCGCTGCTCGGAGCCAGCGAGTTGTTCAACGGCTTCCTAAGAAAAGCACAGCAGGTGGGCGGCTCCTCTATCGACCCAAGCCCGCACCTGCCGGTCATCGTTTCTGCCACGGTTGAAAGCTCCTTTGTTGGTCGCTAACCTGCCCGCCGTCTTTTTGTGGCTCTCTCAGGAGACTCAGCAGATTCCAACAGAGGAAGTTGCTCTGGACGTTTGCCTGTCTAACGGTCAGAAAGTAACAGTCAACATCCTGAGCTCCGATCAGACCGAAGATGTGCTGGATGTAAGCACTTTTTGCGTTCTTGTACGTTCAGCGCCTTCTCTGAACCGATTCAAGGggaattgttgtttttgtcgtgccTGAAGGTCGTCGCAATCAAACTGGATCTCCCCGAAGAACTTGTGGCCTACTTCAGTCTTTTCCTCGTCCGTGAAGGAGAAGACGGAGGCCTTACGTGTGCGTTACGCAACAACCGCGCCCGCTTACACAATCGGCGCTATGCTcattagcttttttttgttttgcatcatCTGCGATAATATTGCACGTTGCTTATCAAAACAAATGGAATGTTTGGGACACTCTGTTCTCgtatccccccctccccccccaatcATCTGGGTCTCTCTGCTATTTCTCTTGTAGTTGTGCGGAAACTTCAGGAGTTTGAGCTGCCCTATGTGTCCATCACCAGCCTACACAGCTCAGAATTTCACATCCTATTACGGAAAAGGTAGCGTCCATGTTTGAAACGGTGCCTCTTTGGAGGAGCTCCGGATATCGACTGGCCGGCTTTGCGCCTCAAGGGGGCGTCTTATGAGTCTCCCTGACCTACTTTTGCCGCGTATGTGAgacagcggggggggggggagatggaATGTCAAAGCCACAAAAAGTTGGATGACttaacagaccccccccccccccccccccccactgtgcAAGACCCAGAGAGCACAAAATCAGCAAGGCTTCAGCCTCGTTGCGCATGctgaaagtcaaagtcagcagaTTATCGGAGAAACGTGTCTTTTCAAGTTCCTGCGTCTTTCTCCATAGTTATTGGGACATGGCGTACGACGCCGATGTCATGGACAACAGGGTTGGCCTGAACCTGCTTTATGCTCAGGTAagaaactttttgtttttgtgggaaTGTTGAGAAATGTTAGTttattgcggttcgtgtccgaGCAGACGGTGTCGGACATCGAGCGAGGCTGGATACTCGTCAACAAAGACCAGCACAGGCAGCTCAAGTCACTGCAGGAGAAAGGCTCCAAGAAAGAAGTAAGATCAACACACAAGCTTGTTTGTAGTAGGCCTTGCCAAAAGTGCTGGCGCGCCAATATTTCATTTAGTAATGGGAGAGACGCAAAGTGAACTCtgtgctccctccctccctcctttcttCAGTTCATCCACCTGAGCCAGACGCTGAAATATTACGGCTACATCAAGTTCGACCCGTGCGCCACCGACTTCCCCGAGAAGGGCTGCCAAGTCATCGTGGGCGCCGGCAACAACGAGCTCAACTTTCACGTCAAGCTGCCCAACGAGCAGATGAAGGAGGGCAGCTTCAAGGTCACGCGCATGCGCTGCTGGAGAGTCACCTCCTCCGTAAGTCTGCGCATGCGTCTCATGGGCccgctcccctcccctcccaacGGCCGAGTCCATTCAGCAGCTTGTCTCATTACACCCCCACGGCTGGCTGCCAGCGGCCCCCGCGTCCTCCGTTCACGCTCTCTTGTAGGGTGATGAATCCCACGGCTCCATTTGCCACCGTCATTAGCCCCCGCCCCAGCCAAAATGGTTTCGACGGGTTGCTCATTTGGTGCAGCTGTGATGCATGGCGGCAGCTCATCATATTGCTTCTACTATTTTGCAGCAAGTCCCCATCGCAAACGGCACCGGCAACCCGTGCACGTCGGCCAAGTGCGAGGTGAAACTGGAGCTGGCCTTCGAGTATCTGATGAGCAAGGACCGCCTGCGCTGGGTCACCATCACCAGCCAGCAGGTCGCCACCGTTTTGTTTTGCCGTCAACACCATAGAAGTGCCGAGAGGTCACGCCACT encodes:
- the snx17 gene encoding sorting nexin-17 isoform X2, whose translation is MHFSIPETEVRSGENGSTYVAYNIHVNGVLHCRVRYSQLLSLHEQLKKEYGSNVVPSFPPKKIFTLTLAEVEQRREQLEKYMQAVRQDPLLGASELFNGFLRKAQQETQQIPTEEVALDVCLSNGQKVTVNILSSDQTEDVLDVVAIKLDLPEELVAYFSLFLVREGEDGGLTFVRKLQEFELPYVSITSLHSSEFHILLRKSYWDMAYDADVMDNRVGLNLLYAQTVSDIERGWILVNKDQHRQLKSLQEKGSKKEFIHLSQTLKYYGYIKFDPCATDFPEKGCQVIVGAGNNELNFHVKLPNEQMKEGSFKVTRMRCWRVTSSQVPIANGTGNPCTSAKCEVKLELAFEYLMSKDRLRWVTITSQQAIMMSICLQSMVDELMVKKSGGSIKKMLRKRHSGSMQRPDSQQAVKSPPLLTRATSRSSNYRLS
- the snx17 gene encoding sorting nexin-17 isoform X1, whose amino-acid sequence is MHFSIPETEVRSGENGSTYVAYNIHVNGVLHCRVRYSQLLSLHEQLKKEYGSNVVPSFPPKKIFTLTLAEVEQRREQLEKYMQAVRQDPLLGASELFNGFLRKAQQETQQIPTEEVALDVCLSNGQKVTVNILSSDQTEDVLDVVAIKLDLPEELVAYFSLFLVREGEDGGLTFVRKLQEFELPYVSITSLHSSEFHILLRKSYWDMAYDADVMDNRVGLNLLYAQTVSDIERGWILVNKDQHRQLKSLQEKGSKKEFIHLSQTLKYYGYIKFDPCATDFPEKGCQVIVGAGNNELNFHVKLPNEQMKEGSFKVTRMRCWRVTSSQVPIANGTGNPCTSAKCEVKLELAFEYLMSKDRLRWVTITSQQAIMMSICLQSMVDELMVKKSGGSIKKMLRKRHSGSMQRPDSQQAVKSPPLLDSPDQSHEQIIKLSTKLSSVSLRGISASNSANDISGGDFHGNYAFEGIGDDDL